A genomic window from Streptococcus sanguinis includes:
- a CDS encoding DUF308 domain-containing protein, translating to MEMQVSKFHKISGRRTLLFGLLALVFGLIIIVNGFSFTQLGFDFISLYLTVVGLVNIVLHVFTRKKEGTVWPSLLQITVAMGISWLNRISDVPVNIVIISLGSYQLLTAGIYGVTYLLYQQNHVKGGLRYLFDTVLYGGIGLTSILSPATDGHLQFLILGIYLMMLGMSNIRDGLFFDNDREKHRLRRQIRINLPIIFAAFIPVENLERFNRLIQGEAASDRKNVYSIVKNGEKKTDLEVLVHTSKTSLLGAIGHVDICYQGQVISYGSYDVFSERCKGMIGDGVLFKVPKDAYIELCKKESKKTLFGYSLALTDKEKESVEKRLAEIDQLLVEWEPPAELKNGQPTYSYKLKHELGAQLYKFKTSRFKTYFVLSTNCCLLADSIIGQAGTDILDIRGIIAPGTYQSYLQYEFESARDLVIAQTVYQ from the coding sequence ATGGAGATGCAAGTGTCAAAATTTCATAAGATCAGTGGCCGTAGAACCTTACTCTTTGGTCTTTTAGCCCTTGTTTTCGGCCTGATTATCATTGTCAACGGCTTCAGTTTTACCCAGCTGGGCTTCGATTTTATTTCGCTTTATCTGACGGTTGTTGGCTTGGTAAATATTGTTCTTCATGTTTTTACGCGCAAGAAAGAAGGGACTGTCTGGCCTAGTCTGCTTCAGATTACAGTCGCTATGGGTATCAGCTGGCTCAACCGAATCAGTGATGTGCCTGTCAATATTGTGATTATCAGTTTGGGTAGCTACCAGCTCTTGACTGCCGGTATTTACGGAGTGACCTATCTCCTTTATCAGCAAAATCATGTCAAGGGCGGCTTGCGCTATCTATTTGATACCGTTCTCTATGGTGGAATTGGGCTGACCAGTATTCTTTCGCCTGCGACTGACGGACACTTGCAGTTTTTGATTTTGGGAATCTATTTGATGATGCTGGGAATGTCCAATATTCGGGATGGCCTCTTTTTTGATAATGACCGGGAAAAACATCGGCTGCGTAGGCAAATTCGTATTAACCTACCGATTATTTTTGCAGCCTTTATTCCGGTAGAAAATCTGGAGCGCTTTAATCGACTGATTCAGGGAGAAGCAGCTTCTGATCGTAAAAATGTTTATAGTATTGTTAAGAATGGAGAGAAAAAGACGGACTTAGAGGTCTTGGTTCATACTTCAAAGACAAGTTTATTAGGAGCCATTGGTCATGTAGATATTTGCTATCAGGGACAAGTGATTTCTTATGGTAGCTATGATGTTTTTTCTGAGCGATGCAAGGGTATGATTGGAGACGGTGTTCTCTTCAAGGTTCCTAAAGACGCCTATATTGAGCTCTGCAAAAAAGAAAGTAAGAAAACACTCTTTGGTTATTCTTTGGCTTTGACGGATAAGGAGAAGGAGTCGGTTGAAAAGCGCTTGGCTGAAATCGATCAGCTGTTGGTGGAATGGGAGCCGCCAGCAGAACTGAAAAATGGTCAGCCAACATACTCCTACAAGTTGAAGCATGAACTAGGAGCGCAGCTATATAAGTTTAAAACCAGTCGTTTCAAGACTTATTTTGTCCTGTCGACCAACTGTTGCCTGCTAGCAGATTCGATTATTGGGCAGGCTGGGACAGATATTCTGGATATTCGCGGGATTATTGCGCCCGGTACCTACCAGTCCTATCTGCAGTACGAGTTTGAGTCCGCTAGAGATTTGGTCATTGCTCAGACTGTTTACCAATAA
- a CDS encoding aquaporin family protein, translating to MDFEWVVKYATEFLGTAILIVLGNGAVANVELKGTKGHQSGWLVIAVGYGMGVMIPALMFGNVSGDHINPAFTLGLAVSGYFPWEQVAPYIAAQILGAIFGQALVVATHRPYYLKTENPNNILGTFSTISSLDHGTPESRKAALFNGFINEFVGSFILFFGALGLTKNFFGAELLSKAEATINSQAAQMAAQGTSVPKEQIAAAISQAKDQVAPFQVGSLSVAHLAVGFLVMALVTSLGGPTGPGLNPARDLGPRILHFILPESVLGKHKGDSKWWYSWVPVVAPILAGITAVLLFKTIYG from the coding sequence ATGGATTTCGAATGGGTCGTTAAATACGCCACAGAATTTTTAGGAACAGCTATCCTCATTGTCTTGGGGAACGGAGCTGTTGCCAACGTTGAATTAAAAGGAACTAAGGGACATCAGAGCGGTTGGTTAGTCATCGCTGTCGGTTACGGTATGGGGGTTATGATTCCAGCTTTGATGTTTGGTAATGTGTCTGGTGACCATATCAATCCTGCCTTTACTTTGGGACTTGCTGTCAGCGGATATTTCCCTTGGGAACAGGTTGCGCCATATATTGCAGCGCAGATTTTGGGTGCCATCTTTGGACAAGCCTTGGTCGTTGCGACCCACCGTCCTTACTATCTGAAAACAGAAAATCCTAACAATATCTTAGGTACTTTCTCTACCATCTCTAGTCTAGACCATGGCACGCCTGAATCACGTAAAGCAGCCTTGTTCAATGGTTTTATCAATGAATTTGTTGGTTCTTTTATTCTTTTCTTTGGTGCTCTAGGCTTGACTAAGAACTTCTTTGGAGCAGAATTGTTGAGCAAAGCTGAGGCAACTATCAATTCGCAAGCTGCTCAGATGGCAGCACAAGGGACTTCAGTTCCTAAAGAACAGATTGCTGCTGCAATATCTCAGGCTAAAGATCAAGTTGCACCATTCCAAGTTGGTAGCCTTTCAGTCGCTCACTTGGCAGTTGGTTTCTTGGTAATGGCTTTGGTAACCTCTCTAGGAGGTCCTACTGGACCTGGACTGAACCCAGCTCGTGACCTCGGACCTCGTATCCTCCACTTCATCCTGCCAGAATCTGTTTTGGGCAAACACAAGGGTGATTCAAAATGGTGGTATTCTTGGGTTCCAGTTGTGGCGCCGATTCTAGCAGGTATCACAGCAGTCCTCTTGTTTAAAACAATCTACGGATAA
- a CDS encoding YbaB/EbfC family nucleoid-associated protein translates to MMNMQSMMKQAQKLQKQMEKGQAELAATEFTGKSAQDLVVAKLTGDKKVVSIDFNPAVVDSEDLETLSEMTAQALNHALAQIDEATQKKMGAFAGKLPF, encoded by the coding sequence ATGATGAACATGCAAAGCATGATGAAGCAAGCACAAAAGCTTCAAAAGCAAATGGAAAAAGGCCAAGCAGAACTGGCTGCAACAGAATTCACTGGGAAATCAGCCCAAGATTTAGTCGTTGCTAAACTGACTGGCGATAAAAAAGTAGTCAGCATTGACTTCAATCCAGCCGTTGTGGATTCTGAAGATTTGGAAACTCTGTCAGAGATGACAGCGCAGGCCCTGAATCACGCGCTGGCTCAAATTGATGAGGCCACTCAGAAGAAAATGGGCGCTTTCGCAGGCAAATTGCCTTTTTAA
- a CDS encoding glycerophosphodiester phosphodiesterase — MKSQRLGLLRLYRNLDKILLLFFTVFMLMELAWVPFNSFAAETLLKQTGYLFLSYTNALKVLTSNVWVGLAFLVLFAANLFVAYFQIGLIFMGLRNLLDEEERSAFQFIKKSFKDSGLLIRYARPSKVLFIALYMGFIFPFLRQILKIYYLNKILIPEFIVTYLKTALWMRLSIYALGFLLFLIAVRLMFALPKLFFEHFRLRDAIRYSLEKTKGHLIRYTWQLFWILAKSFLFFLLSSILILVLQQYADGQSNQIALTAAVVNYCLIKLAYYFIVAYFLIKFVAFLTDSKLSEYRYRKGLPLMRWFILLVTSSAFVLEGFAYLNLPLENVPLTISHRGVSQGNGVQNTVESLEKTALLKPDYIEMDVQETKDGQFVMMHDANLKALAGVDAKPQELTLQELTALDISENGHTAKISSFDAYLKRANQMGQRLLIEIKTSSLDSTDMMDRFLSQYGANIKVYGHQIQSLDYQVIDKTVQYDESIPTFFILPYNTIFPRTQASGYTMEYSTLDENFVDKLWTTDKQLYDWTINDADSIGKSFRLGVDGMITDDLELVQSSIKELQNNPDYALLLMSKAADLLNFV; from the coding sequence ATGAAATCACAAAGACTGGGACTTTTACGTCTCTATCGCAATCTTGATAAAATTTTGTTGCTCTTTTTCACAGTCTTTATGCTCATGGAGCTGGCCTGGGTGCCTTTCAACTCCTTTGCAGCAGAGACTCTGCTCAAGCAGACAGGCTACCTCTTCTTATCTTATACGAATGCCTTGAAGGTTCTGACTTCAAATGTCTGGGTTGGCTTGGCCTTTCTAGTGCTTTTTGCGGCCAATCTCTTTGTCGCTTATTTTCAGATTGGGCTGATATTTATGGGGCTCCGCAATCTTCTGGACGAGGAAGAAAGAAGCGCCTTTCAGTTTATCAAGAAAAGTTTCAAAGACAGCGGATTGCTGATTCGCTACGCCCGGCCCAGCAAGGTCCTCTTTATTGCACTGTATATGGGCTTTATCTTTCCCTTTCTGCGGCAAATTCTCAAAATATACTACTTGAATAAAATTCTGATTCCAGAATTTATCGTGACCTATCTCAAGACGGCCTTATGGATGAGATTATCAATCTATGCTTTAGGTTTTCTGCTTTTTTTGATAGCTGTCCGCCTGATGTTTGCCCTGCCCAAGCTCTTTTTTGAGCATTTCCGCCTACGAGACGCGATTAGGTATAGTTTGGAGAAGACCAAGGGGCACCTGATTCGCTATACTTGGCAGCTCTTTTGGATACTGGCTAAGAGCTTTCTCTTCTTTCTTTTAAGCAGCATTCTGATTTTAGTGTTGCAGCAGTATGCGGATGGCCAGTCCAATCAGATAGCCTTGACAGCAGCGGTTGTCAATTACTGCCTCATCAAGCTGGCTTATTACTTTATTGTAGCCTACTTTCTGATTAAGTTTGTGGCTTTTCTGACAGACAGTAAGCTGTCTGAATACCGCTACAGGAAAGGCCTGCCTCTCATGCGCTGGTTTATCCTTCTGGTCACCAGCTCTGCCTTTGTCCTTGAAGGCTTTGCCTATCTCAATCTGCCCTTGGAAAACGTCCCTCTAACCATCTCTCACCGTGGAGTTTCGCAGGGAAATGGTGTCCAGAATACGGTTGAGTCGCTAGAGAAAACCGCCCTGCTCAAGCCAGATTATATCGAAATGGATGTACAGGAGACCAAGGACGGACAGTTTGTCATGATGCACGATGCCAATCTAAAAGCCTTGGCTGGCGTTGATGCTAAACCGCAAGAGTTGACTCTGCAAGAGCTGACGGCTTTAGATATTTCGGAAAATGGACACACTGCCAAAATTTCCAGCTTTGATGCTTATCTCAAACGAGCCAATCAAATGGGCCAGCGGCTCTTGATAGAAATCAAGACCAGCAGCTTGGATTCAACAGATATGATGGACCGATTCCTGAGCCAATACGGAGCCAACATCAAGGTTTATGGCCACCAGATTCAGTCATTGGACTATCAGGTTATTGACAAGACAGTCCAGTATGATGAGAGCATACCGACCTTCTTTATCCTGCCCTACAATACTATTTTCCCGCGAACACAGGCTTCCGGCTATACGATGGAGTACTCGACCCTCGATGAAAACTTTGTCGATAAGCTATGGACGACGGATAAGCAGCTCTATGACTGGACCATCAATGATGCAGACAGCATTGGCAAATCCTTCCGTCTGGGTGTTGACGGCATGATTACCGATGATTTAGAGCTGGTTCAGAGCTCTATCAAGGAGCTACAGAATAATCCTGACTATGCTCTGCTTTTGATGAGTAAGGCAGCGGATTTGCTTAATTTTGTGTAG
- a CDS encoding DUF536 domain-containing protein, whose protein sequence is MAIEKTVSELAEILGVSRQAINNRVKALPPEDTEKNEKGVTVVTRSGLIKLEEIYKKTIFEDEPVSEDVKQRELMEILVDEKNAEIVRLYEQLKAKDSQLAKKDEQLRIKDVQIAEKDKQLDQQQQLTAKAMNERETLLLELDEAKEKVQEQESKGFWARLFGK, encoded by the coding sequence ATGGCAATTGAAAAGACAGTCAGCGAGTTAGCCGAGATTCTTGGAGTTAGCCGCCAGGCGATTAACAATCGTGTCAAGGCACTGCCGCCAGAAGATACGGAAAAGAATGAAAAAGGAGTCACGGTGGTGACCCGCAGCGGCTTGATTAAGCTGGAAGAGATTTATAAGAAAACTATTTTTGAAGATGAACCTGTCAGCGAAGATGTGAAGCAACGCGAGCTGATGGAAATCTTGGTAGACGAAAAAAATGCTGAGATTGTGCGGCTTTATGAGCAGCTTAAGGCTAAGGACAGCCAGCTAGCTAAGAAAGATGAGCAGCTACGCATTAAGGATGTCCAGATTGCTGAAAAGGACAAGCAGCTGGACCAGCAGCAGCAGCTAACAGCTAAGGCTATGAATGAGCGTGAAACCTTGCTGTTGGAGTTGGATGAAGCCAAGGAAAAGGTTCAGGAGCAGGAAAGCAAGGGCTTCTGGGCACGTTTATTTGGAAAATAA
- a CDS encoding NAD(P)/FAD-dependent oxidoreductase: MNHFDTIIIGGGPAGMMAAISSSFYGQKTLLLEKNKRLGKKLAGTGGGRCNVTNNGNLDDLMAGIPGNGRFLYSVFSQFDNHDIINFFTENGVKLKVEDHGRVFPVTDKSRTIIEALEKKIAELGGTVITNTEIVSVKKTDDLFTVRSSDQTWTCQKLIVTTGGKSYPSTGSTGFGHDIARHFKHTVTDLEAAESPLLTDFPHKALQGISLDDVTLSYGKHIITHDLLFTHFGLSGPAALRLSSFVKGGETIYLDILPQMSEEDLAHFLEENREKSLKNCLKILLPERLADFFAQPFPEKVKQVHVNEKEALIKRIKELPIPVTGKMSLAKSFVTKGGVSLKEINPKTLESKLVPGLHFAGEVLDINAHTGGFNITSALCTGWVAGSNPISTK; the protein is encoded by the coding sequence ATGAACCATTTCGACACAATCATTATCGGTGGAGGACCGGCTGGCATGATGGCTGCCATTTCCAGTTCTTTCTACGGGCAGAAGACCTTGCTCCTTGAGAAAAATAAACGATTGGGAAAGAAACTAGCTGGTACAGGCGGCGGGCGCTGCAATGTGACCAATAATGGAAATCTAGATGACCTCATGGCCGGCATTCCCGGTAACGGTCGCTTTCTTTACAGCGTCTTTTCTCAGTTTGACAACCATGACATCATCAACTTCTTTACAGAGAACGGCGTCAAACTCAAGGTTGAGGACCACGGCCGTGTTTTCCCAGTGACAGACAAGTCCCGCACCATTATCGAAGCTTTGGAAAAGAAAATTGCAGAGCTGGGCGGCACTGTCATCACCAATACCGAAATTGTCTCTGTCAAAAAAACTGATGATCTTTTCACTGTCAGATCCAGCGACCAGACTTGGACCTGCCAGAAATTGATTGTGACGACTGGAGGCAAGTCCTACCCTTCAACAGGCTCGACAGGCTTCGGTCACGATATCGCCCGACACTTTAAGCACACGGTGACTGACCTGGAAGCCGCTGAAAGTCCTCTTCTGACTGACTTTCCTCACAAAGCGCTTCAGGGGATTTCGCTGGACGATGTGACCCTAAGCTACGGCAAGCATATCATCACCCACGACCTGCTCTTTACCCACTTTGGTCTGTCAGGTCCGGCAGCCCTGCGCTTGTCTAGCTTTGTCAAGGGCGGCGAAACCATTTATCTAGATATCCTTCCTCAGATGAGTGAAGAAGATTTGGCTCATTTCTTAGAGGAAAACCGAGAAAAGTCTCTGAAGAACTGCCTGAAAATCCTCCTGCCCGAGCGCCTAGCAGACTTTTTTGCCCAGCCATTTCCTGAAAAAGTCAAGCAAGTCCATGTCAATGAAAAAGAAGCCCTTATCAAACGAATCAAGGAACTGCCTATCCCAGTCACTGGCAAAATGTCTCTGGCTAAATCCTTTGTCACTAAGGGTGGCGTTAGTCTCAAGGAAATCAATCCTAAAACTCTGGAAAGCAAGCTCGTTCCCGGTCTCCACTTTGCTGGAGAGGTCCTAGACATCAATGCCCATACGGGCGGCTTCAATATCACCTCTGCCCTCTGCACCGGCTGGGTGGCAGGCTCAAATCCAATAAGTACCAAATAA
- a CDS encoding DUF1697 domain-containing protein, with amino-acid sequence MEHIILLRGVTPNGKNAIPKMSYLVDILTEAGFQHVRTYIQSGNIILESDSDLEEIRERVHTLIKEKIGADLKMVIKNKNDFEKIIHENPFREGYLHDRVHVILYQGFIQSLPLEKLKADYGEEEICLGDHCLYLYLPRTAKRKKLNTNYLEKLFGVDLTMRKLNVVEKLLTK; translated from the coding sequence TTGGAACATATTATTTTACTAAGAGGTGTTACTCCTAATGGAAAAAATGCTATCCCTAAAATGTCTTATTTGGTGGATATTTTAACAGAAGCTGGGTTTCAACACGTTCGAACCTATATTCAAAGCGGGAATATCATTCTTGAGAGTGACTCAGATTTAGAAGAAATACGAGAACGCGTTCATACTCTGATAAAGGAAAAAATTGGGGCCGACTTAAAAATGGTTATCAAGAATAAGAACGATTTTGAAAAGATTATTCACGAAAACCCGTTTAGAGAAGGCTATCTTCATGATCGTGTACATGTGATTCTTTATCAGGGATTTATCCAAAGTCTGCCACTAGAAAAATTGAAAGCTGACTATGGCGAGGAAGAAATTTGTCTAGGCGATCACTGTCTCTACCTCTATCTCCCTAGAACTGCAAAACGAAAAAAGCTCAATACCAACTATCTTGAAAAACTTTTTGGCGTGGATCTGACCATGAGAAAGTTAAACGTAGTAGAAAAATTACTAACAAAATAG
- a CDS encoding 8-oxo-dGTP diphosphatase — protein sequence MNRRETVEFVNMCMIYDGEKVLVQERVKSDWPGITFPGGHVERGESFTDAVIREVKEETGLTIFKPQLCGIKDWYDDKDFRYVVLLYKTKHYSGVLQSSDEGKVWWEELQNLSRLKLATEDMSDMLRVFLEDDLSEFFYYKDGDDWLYDLK from the coding sequence ATGAACAGACGCGAAACAGTCGAATTCGTCAACATGTGCATGATTTATGACGGAGAAAAAGTTCTTGTCCAAGAACGAGTGAAGTCTGACTGGCCCGGCATCACTTTTCCTGGCGGGCATGTAGAGCGAGGAGAATCTTTTACCGATGCAGTTATCAGAGAAGTAAAAGAAGAAACTGGATTAACCATATTCAAGCCTCAACTATGCGGCATAAAGGATTGGTATGATGATAAAGATTTTCGTTATGTCGTCTTGCTCTATAAGACAAAGCACTATTCTGGTGTCCTACAATCCTCAGATGAAGGAAAGGTTTGGTGGGAAGAGTTGCAAAATCTGTCTCGTCTGAAACTTGCAACTGAGGACATGTCTGATATGCTGCGTGTTTTTTTAGAAGACGATTTAAGTGAATTCTTTTACTATAAAGACGGCGACGACTGGCTTTATGACTTGAAGTAA
- a CDS encoding MerR family transcriptional regulator — MYHIKEAAQLSGVSVKTLHHYDKIGLLVPDKSENGYRTYSQADLERLQVILYYKYLGFSLEKIAELLSQDEQALLPHLVRQLEYLQQERDRLDTLISTLQKTIQEEKGERKMTMKEKFAGFTYEDNHKYHQEAVEEYGQEVMAEALTRQNGREEEAAAAFNQVFQSLAENVQQGLPVEASENQEQAASLLQAIRTYGFDCSLQVFAYIGQGYVHNPEFKKNIDKFGPGTAQYTADVIAAYVRTNAE, encoded by the coding sequence ATGTACCATATCAAAGAAGCTGCGCAGCTTTCGGGAGTTTCTGTCAAAACCCTGCATCATTATGACAAAATCGGACTTTTAGTACCGGACAAATCAGAAAATGGCTATCGGACGTACAGTCAAGCTGATTTGGAGCGGCTGCAGGTCATCCTTTACTATAAGTATCTGGGCTTTTCCTTAGAGAAGATAGCAGAGCTGCTGAGTCAGGACGAACAGGCCTTGTTGCCGCATCTGGTTAGGCAGTTAGAGTATTTGCAGCAGGAAAGAGACCGCCTGGATACCTTGATTTCTACTTTACAAAAAACCATCCAAGAAGAAAAAGGAGAAAGAAAGATGACAATGAAAGAAAAATTCGCAGGCTTTACCTACGAAGATAATCACAAATACCATCAAGAAGCTGTCGAAGAATACGGTCAAGAAGTCATGGCAGAAGCATTGACTCGTCAAAATGGACGGGAAGAAGAAGCTGCCGCAGCCTTCAATCAAGTTTTTCAAAGTCTGGCAGAGAACGTGCAGCAAGGCTTGCCAGTTGAAGCATCAGAAAATCAAGAGCAGGCAGCGAGTCTCTTACAAGCCATTCGCACTTACGGCTTTGACTGCTCGCTGCAAGTCTTTGCTTACATCGGTCAGGGCTATGTCCACAATCCAGAGTTTAAGAAGAACATTGACAAGTTCGGACCAGGCACTGCCCAGTACACAGCAGATGTGATTGCTGCTTACGTCCGGACAAATGCAGAATAA
- a CDS encoding class I SAM-dependent methyltransferase → MAEAGHKFLAKLGKKRLRPGGKLATDWLIEQGQFSSEKKVLEVACNMGTTTIELAKTYGCQITAVDLDKAALNQARLNGDKAGVGELVTFEQANAMKLPYDDNSFDILINEAMLTMQTDKGKAKCMDEYYRVLKPGGVLLTHDVMLKQRDENVREELSRAINVNVGPLTEGSWIQLARSHAFDRVDTFVGEMTLMSLRGMIYDEGLGGTLKICFNALKKENYSQFMKMFKMFQKNQEKLGFIAMVSRK, encoded by the coding sequence ATGGCAGAAGCAGGTCATAAATTTTTAGCAAAATTAGGAAAGAAACGTCTTCGTCCCGGTGGCAAGCTGGCAACAGACTGGCTGATTGAGCAGGGGCAGTTTTCCAGCGAAAAGAAGGTTCTAGAAGTTGCCTGCAATATGGGAACCACAACGATTGAGCTGGCTAAAACATATGGCTGCCAGATTACTGCAGTTGATTTGGATAAGGCTGCGCTAAATCAGGCGCGGCTTAATGGAGACAAGGCTGGTGTTGGTGAGCTAGTTACATTTGAGCAGGCTAATGCCATGAAGCTGCCTTATGATGACAATTCTTTTGATATCCTTATTAATGAAGCCATGCTGACCATGCAGACGGATAAGGGGAAGGCCAAATGTATGGATGAGTACTACCGGGTGCTGAAGCCAGGCGGAGTGCTCCTTACCCACGACGTCATGCTCAAACAAAGAGATGAGAATGTCCGGGAAGAGCTATCGCGTGCGATTAACGTTAATGTTGGTCCTCTAACCGAAGGCTCTTGGATTCAGCTGGCGCGTTCTCACGCTTTTGATCGTGTAGACACCTTTGTCGGCGAAATGACCTTGATGAGTCTTCGAGGTATGATTTATGACGAAGGACTGGGCGGCACACTGAAAATCTGCTTCAATGCCCTCAAGAAAGAAAACTATAGTCAATTTATGAAGATGTTCAAGATGTTTCAAAAAAATCAGGAAAAACTGGGCTTTATTGCTATGGTTTCTCGTAAATAA
- a CDS encoding AzlD domain-containing protein, producing the protein MISKYILLAILLSALVTWIPRVLPFILVKYKGLPPMAERFLKYLPVSIIFALILSSVTNAKTGQLPSFKWLDLMVVFPTSYVAFKYKNLIATVVFGVVLVALLRYLAGFLGL; encoded by the coding sequence ATGATAAGTAAGTATATTTTGCTGGCTATTCTTTTGTCAGCCCTAGTCACTTGGATTCCGCGGGTTTTGCCCTTTATCCTAGTCAAGTACAAGGGGCTTCCGCCCATGGCAGAGCGTTTCCTCAAATACCTGCCAGTTTCCATTATCTTTGCCCTTATCCTGTCTAGTGTCACCAATGCTAAAACAGGTCAGCTGCCGAGTTTTAAATGGCTGGATTTAATGGTCGTTTTTCCGACTAGTTATGTGGCATTTAAGTATAAAAACTTAATTGCAACTGTTGTGTTTGGTGTAGTCTTGGTGGCCTTGCTGCGCTATCTAGCTGGATTTCTTGGCTTGTAA
- a CDS encoding AzlC family ABC transporter permease: MRGQTFKQGAKAAVPTALGYIGIGLACGIMAAPYMNPLEMGLMSILVYAGSAQFAMIGLFAQQAPVLAIALTVFLINIRHLLLCLHASTLFRKSSLMQNIVIGSFLTDESYGVLMGERAHTEEIAAAWMMGNNFMSYASWILGTVLGTALGALLPNPESFGLDFALVAMFIGIFSSQFTIMLRRVKIKKLFFVLGVVGLAYLLLTMLLQNSLAVLFATLLGCTVGVILDDK; the protein is encoded by the coding sequence ATGCGCGGACAGACATTTAAACAGGGTGCAAAAGCAGCAGTGCCAACGGCTCTGGGTTATATCGGGATTGGCTTAGCCTGCGGCATCATGGCGGCACCCTATATGAATCCCTTGGAGATGGGGCTGATGAGTATTCTGGTTTATGCGGGCAGTGCTCAGTTTGCCATGATTGGTTTATTTGCTCAGCAGGCGCCGGTCTTGGCCATCGCACTGACTGTTTTTTTAATTAATATCCGGCATCTTTTGCTCTGTCTGCATGCATCAACTCTTTTTCGTAAGTCTAGCTTGATGCAGAATATTGTCATTGGCTCTTTTTTGACGGATGAATCTTATGGAGTCTTGATGGGAGAGCGGGCACATACAGAAGAAATTGCTGCTGCTTGGATGATGGGCAATAATTTCATGAGTTACGCTTCCTGGATTTTGGGTACTGTTTTGGGAACAGCCCTCGGTGCCCTTCTGCCCAATCCTGAGAGCTTTGGCCTGGACTTTGCCTTGGTCGCTATGTTTATCGGCATTTTTTCTTCTCAGTTTACAATTATGCTACGACGGGTCAAGATAAAGAAGCTCTTTTTCGTCTTGGGCGTGGTGGGCCTTGCATACTTGCTTCTGACCATGCTGCTTCAAAATTCGCTGGCGGTACTGTTTGCAACCTTGCTAGGCTGTACAGTGGGGGTAATTTTGGATGATAAGTAA
- the tsaD gene encoding tRNA (adenosine(37)-N6)-threonylcarbamoyltransferase complex transferase subunit TsaD, translating to MKDRYILAFETSCDETSVAVLKNETELLSNVIASQIESHKRFGGVVPEVASRHHVEVITVCIEEALAEAGITEEQVTAVAVTYGPGLVGALLVGLAAAKSFAWAHDIPLIPVNHMAGHLMAAQSVEPLEFPLLALLVSGGHTELVYVSQAGDYKIVGETRDDAVGEAYDKVGRVMGLTYPAGREIDQLAHEGQDIYDFPRAMIKEDNLEFSFSGLKSAFINLHHNAQQKGEVLSNQDLSASFQAAVMDILMAKTKKALEKYPVKTLVVAGGVAANQGLRERLAAEIQDVKVIIPPLRLCGDNAGMIAYASVSEWNKGNFASLDLNARPSLAFETME from the coding sequence ATGAAAGATAGATATATTTTAGCTTTTGAGACGTCTTGTGACGAGACTAGTGTGGCGGTTTTGAAGAATGAGACGGAGCTTTTGAGCAATGTCATTGCCAGCCAGATTGAGAGCCACAAGCGTTTTGGCGGAGTGGTGCCTGAAGTGGCCAGCCGTCACCATGTGGAGGTCATTACGGTTTGCATTGAGGAGGCATTGGCAGAAGCAGGGATTACTGAGGAGCAAGTCACAGCTGTGGCCGTCACCTACGGTCCTGGTCTGGTTGGGGCGCTTTTGGTCGGCTTGGCAGCAGCCAAGTCTTTTGCCTGGGCTCATGATATTCCCCTGATTCCGGTTAATCACATGGCTGGGCATTTGATGGCAGCCCAGAGCGTGGAGCCCTTGGAGTTTCCCTTGCTGGCTCTCTTGGTCAGCGGCGGTCATACTGAGCTGGTCTATGTTAGTCAGGCTGGTGACTATAAGATTGTGGGGGAGACCCGTGATGATGCGGTCGGTGAAGCCTATGACAAAGTCGGTCGCGTTATGGGCCTGACCTATCCAGCAGGCCGGGAGATTGATCAGCTGGCTCATGAGGGACAGGATATTTATGATTTTCCGCGGGCCATGATCAAGGAAGACAATCTGGAATTTTCTTTTTCCGGTCTCAAGTCGGCCTTTATCAACCTGCACCACAATGCCCAGCAAAAAGGAGAAGTCTTGTCTAATCAAGACCTGTCAGCAAGCTTTCAGGCAGCGGTCATGGATATTCTCATGGCCAAGACTAAGAAAGCGCTGGAAAAATATCCAGTCAAGACTCTGGTCGTGGCGGGCGGTGTTGCAGCCAATCAAGGCCTGAGAGAACGCTTGGCAGCTGAGATTCAGGATGTGAAGGTGATCATTCCGCCATTGCGCCTTTGCGGTGACAATGCTGGTATGATTGCCTATGCCAGTGTCAGCGAGTGGAACAAGGGGAATTTTGCCAGTTTGGACCTCAATGCCAGGCCGAGTCTGGCTTTTGAAACTATGGAGTAA